One Pochonia chlamydosporia 170 chromosome 5, whole genome shotgun sequence DNA segment encodes these proteins:
- a CDS encoding het domain-containing protein (similar to Eutypa lata UCREL1 XP_007789469.1): MWLINTSTLSLELFYSDATPPYAILSHTWSHDELSFQEFRALNADNKHKFEHRTGYHKVINTCEQAQKDGLPYIWIDTCCIDKTSSAELTEAINSMYTWYQGSEICYAHLEDVEIGNHSDTGDTSVSIDQVDAAFRECRWFTRGWCLQELLAPRCLWFYDKHWRVIGQRGDLSRIISRITGIPEMVLASSHGTHIHEFPIATRISWMARRHTTRVEDMSYSLLGILDINMPMLYGEGQRAFQRLQEEVIRKYNDLSIFAWTPSTISPSVTFIPVLAQSPSDFTRDISPDQENDNTNPDDHLNHRVNTQFSLTNQGIVFPSIKLYSQHQRPPFRHHYVLYLNHRDTSFRNGITRHKWYILLQKIGPGLFVRLHETPDRTSAFRKSPIMDPCSEPVCILTQLSAPLTRQLTHWERHAVRLRWRSWPKKRQKFWHVRAVEPQRNWDRVAGQFLLEMATEQFMRIEFAPGEYSSNPGMEYFVIVIQVGDGKRRDPRRVSAHIVSSRVHEGINATPFEFAFRENLALRAVEKLGERSSTISMVGYDISMGVEVVEQADGVPYHSVYLDWVKSKGAVDEDTSGVKDLASKIEVLEMAG; the protein is encoded by the coding sequence ATGTGGCTCATCAACACGTCAACACTATCGCTAGAGCTCTTCTACAGCGATGCCACTCCCCCATACGCCATCCTCTCCCACACCTGGAGCCACGACGAGCTGTCCTTCCAGGAGTTCCGCGCCCTAAACGCAGACAACAAGCACAAGTTCGAACACAGAACAGGCTACCACAAAGTCATCAACACGTGCGAGCAAGCCCAAAAGGATGGACTCCCGTACATATGGATCGACACGTGCTGCATCGACAAGACTAGCAGCGCTGAGCTGACAGAGGCTATCAACTCCATGTACACATGGTACCAAGGGTCGGAAATCTGCTACGCTCACCTCGAGGATGTCGAAATCGGCAACCACAGTGACACTGGTGATACATCTGTATCCATAGACCAGGTTGACGCTGCGTTCCGTGAGTGTCGCTGGTTCACACGAGGATGGTGTCTACAAGAACTGTTGGCACCGCGGTGCCTCTGGTTCTACGATAAGCACTGGCGGGTAATTGGCCAAAGGGGCGATCTAAGTCGTATAATTTCTCGAATCACGGGCATTCCAGAAATGGTGCTCGCTTCCTCTCACGGGACACATATCCATGAGTTTCCCATCGCTACCCGTATATCCTGGATGGCGAGACGGCACACCACAAGGGTGGAAGACATGTCGTATAGCCTCCTGGGAATTCTGGACATCAACATGCCGATGCTCTACGGAGAGGGACAAAGAGCctttcaacgtcttcaagaagaagtcatCCGGAAATACAACGatctctccatcttcgcctGGACGCCTTCCACAATATCCCCCTCCGTGACATTTATCCCCGTACTCGCCCAAAGTCCATCAGACTTCACCAGAGACATCTCCCCAGACCAGGAAaacgacaacaccaacccagACGACCACCTCAACCACCGAGTCAACACACAATTCTCCCTCACAAACCAAGGCATCGTCTTCCCCTCCATTAAGCTCTACTCACAGCACCAACGGCCCCCCTTCCGGCACCACTACGTCCTCTACCTCAACCACCGCGACACTTCCTTCCGCAACGGCATCACCCGCCACAAATGGtacatcctcctccaaaaGATCGGCCCCGGCCTCTTCGTCCGCCTCCACGAAACACCCGACCGCACCTCCGCCTTCCGCAAATCCCCCATCATGGACCCCTGCTCCGAGCCCGTCTGCATCCTCACCCAGCTCTCCGCACCGCTCACACGACAACTCACGCACTGGGAGCGCCACGCCGTGCGCCTCcgctggagaagctggccgAAGAAGCGCCAAAAGTTCTGGCACGTACGGGCGGTAGAGCCGCAGAGGAACTGGGACCGCGTGGCCGGCCAGTTCctgctggagatggcgacGGAGCAGTTCATGCGGATTGAGTTTGCGCCGGGCGAGTACTCCTCCAATCCGGGAATGGAGTACTTCGTCATTGTGATTCAGGTGGGGgatgggaagaggagggatCCGCGGAGGGTGTCGGCGCATATTGTGAGTAGTAGGGTTCATGAGGGGATTAATGCGACGCCGTTTGAGTTTGCGTTTAGGGAGAATTTGGCGCTGCGggcggttgagaagctggggGAGAGGTCGAGTACGATTTCCATGGTTGGGTATGATATTTCTATGGGGGTGGAGGTGGTTGAGCAGGCGGACGGGGTGCCGTATCATTCTGTTTATCTTGACTGGGTGAAGAGTAAGGGTGCAGTAGATGAAGACACGTCTGGTGTGAAAGACCTTGCTTCAAAAATAGAAgtgttggaaatggcaggCTAG
- a CDS encoding 60S ribosomal protein L1 precursor (similar to Metarhizium acridum CQMa 102 XP_007812393.1) — MTAIDRCLASMARLSVAQVARPSTTSIPRFLAPAFVQTRQASVVRIKKVTKKRAIPKDFKRHNLDKRQFPQFSLCEAMRVLRAVEVGQPPASIKYEVHINLKTARNGPVVKNSIRLPHPVQTDWQIAVICPEGSEIANAATAAGAVAVGEDTLFDAIRKEKIDFDRLICHESSEKALNKAGLGKILGPKGLMPSKRMKTIVSDVTKSIRDSAGAADYRERQGVIRMAIGQLGYTPDQLKANIQALLKKVKSECAEISEEVSKEVHEVILSTTNGPALSLSGKFKDVDGETQPEALAGVM, encoded by the exons ATGACGGCAATCGACCGATGCTTGGCCTCGATGGCCAGGCTAAGCGTCGCACAGGTGGCGCGTCCGTCGACAACCTCAATACCAAGATTCCTTGCGCCTGCATTTGTTCAGACTCGACAGGCTTCCGTTGTCAGGATCAAAAAGGTCACCAAGAAGCGTGCCATTCCCAAAGACTTCAAACGACACAACCTCGACAAGAGACAATTTCCTCAATTTTCGCTATGCGAGGCTATGCG CGTCCTCCGAGCTGTCGAAGTTGGCCAGCCCCCTGCCTCTATCAAGTACGAAGTCCACATCAACCTCAAAACCGCACGCAACGGCCCTGTAGTCAAAAATAGCATCCGCCTCCCGCATCCCGTCCAAACCGACTGGCAGATTGCAGTAATTTGCCCCGAAGGCAGCGAGattgcaaatgcagcaaCAGCTGCTGGCGCCGTTGCCGTCGGAGAGGACACCCTTTTCGACGCTATCCGCAAGGAGAAGATCGACTTTGACCGCCTCATCTGCCATGAGAGTAGCGAGAAAGCCCTGAACAAAGCTGGGCTGGGAAAGATCCTCGGCCCCAAGGGACTGATGCCCAGCAAGAGAATGAAGACCATTGTCAGCGATGTAACCAAGTCCATCCGTGATTCGGCTGGCGCAGCCGACTACAGAGAGCGACAGGGTGTTATTCGCATGGCAATTGGACAGTTGGGATATACCCCCGATCAGCTGAAGGCCAACATCCAAGCCTTGTTAAAGAAGGTTAAGTCGGAGTGTGCTGAAATCTCAGAAGAGGTGTCCAAGGAGGTGCACGAGGTGATTCTAAGCACTACCAATGGACCCGCTCTGAGTCTTAGTGGAAAGTTCAAGGACGTTGATGGTGAGACGCAGCCTGAGGCTTTGGCTGGTGTCATGTAA
- a CDS encoding glutamyl-tRNA synthetase (similar to Aspergillus terreus NIH2624 XP_001208543.1), translated as MKHEELDTLANNLSGDFRTIEPRLRDLDKHLTLRTYLEGYTLGDLEKKIWQTLRGNKVAIGFIRRNGLPNLTRWFTFVEQTHPELQEDATKGKAIANKGGANYNLALQDTDKGVVTRFLPEPSGYLHIGHAKAALLSDYFGHVAYKGQMRLRLDDTNPAKESEEFQDAIVEDLSLMGIKPDTLTYTSDYFEYLYDMCKKLISMGKAYADDTDQETMRAQRMDGIPSKRRDRSVEENLRIFEEMKKASQEGLAHCIRAKISADDPNKAMRDPVIYRCNIENSHHRTGRTWNIYPMYDFACPVVDSHEGVTHALRSTEYTDRNPQYQWFLDTLSLRQVHMWDFSRMNFIKTFLSKRKLAKLVDTGKVWGWDDPRMPTIRGVRRRGMTVAALRDFIIRQGPSRNVVTMDWTSFWAANKKEIDPVVARHTALLRAGTVRVKLTGAEVPSGVVTEKRPKHPKNPDVGMKDVVYSPEIYIDQEDAKSFKLNEEITLMGWGNAFVREISSEDPIQTMTMELNLKGDFKSTDKKITWLSAEGLEPVLAELWDFDYLITKDKLEEDDNVEDFLNPNTFSLVDAICDGGVGQLKKDDVIQLERRGFYRVDKGLNDWAPGEAGLKGKRVVLFYIPTGKTGGK; from the exons ATGAAGCACGAGGAGCTCGATACCCTCGCGAATAATCTCTCTGGAGATTTCCGCACCATTGAGCCCCGCCTACGGGACCTCgacaagcacttgactcTCAGAACTTACCTGGAGGGGTACACTTTGGGAGAtcttgagaagaagatttGGCAGACATTGCGTGGTAACAAGGTCGCCATAGGCTTCATCAGACGTAATGGTCTTCCAAATTTGACGAGGTGGTTCACCTTTGTCGAGCAGACTCACCCTGAGCTTCAGGAGGATGCCACCAAAGGCAaggccattgccaacaagggCGGTGCCAACTACAACCTCGCTCTTCAGGATACGGACAAGGGCGTCGTGACTCGATTCCTCCCTGAGCCTTC AGGCTACCTGCATATTGGACACGCCAAGGCTGCTCTTCTCAGTGACTACTTTGGCCATGTCGCCTACAAGGGCCAAATGCGCCTCCGACTCGACGACACCAACCCTGCTAAAGAGAGTGAGGAATTCCAGGATGCTATTGTCGAAGATCTTTCTCTCATGGGTATCAAGCCCGATACTCTGACTTACACCTCCGACTACTTCGAGTACCTCTATGACATGTGCAAGAAGCTCATCTCGATGGGCAAGGCTTATGCCGACGACACCGACCAGGAGACCATGCGAGCCCAGCGAATGGACGGCATTCCTTCCAAGCGCCGCGATCGATCTGTCGAGGAGAACTTGCGAATCTttgaggagatgaagaaggcttccCAGGAGGGTCTGGCTCACTGCATCCGTGCCAAGATCTCCGCCGACGACCCCAACAAGGCCATGCGCGACCCCGTCATCTACCgatgcaacattgaaaactCTCACCACCGAACTGGACGCACCTGGAATATTTACCCCATGTACGACTTTGCCTGTCCCGTGGTTGACAGCCACGAAGGCGTCACCCATGCTCTGCGATCCACCGAGTACACAGACCGTAACCCTCAGTACCAATGGTTCCTCGACACCCTGAGCCTTCGACAGGTTCACATGTGGGACTTTTCAAGGATGAACTTCATCAAGACCTTCTTGTCCAAGCGCAAGCTGGCTAAGCTCGTCGATACGGGCAAGGTCTGGGGCTGGGATGATCCCCGAATGCCCACGATCCGAGGTGTCCGTCGCCGTGGCATGACGGTTGCCGCTCTCCGAGACTTCATTATCCGCCAGGGTCCCAGCCGCAACGTCGTCACCATGGACTGGACCAGCTTCTGGGCtgccaacaagaaggaaATCGACCCAGTCGTTGCTCGCCACACTGCTCTCCTTAGAGCTGGCACCGTTCGCGTCAAGCTTACAGGCGCCGAGGTTCCCTCCGGTGTCGTCACGGAGAAGCGACCCAAGCACCCCAAGAACCCCGACGTTGGCATGAAGGACGTTGTCTACTCCCCAGAGATCTACATTGACCAGGAAGAcgccaagagcttcaagcTCAACGAGGAAATCACCCTCATGGGCTGGGGCAACGCTTTTGTCCGTGAGATCTCGTCAGAGGACCCCATCCAGACCATGACCATGGAGCTCAACCTCAAAGGCGACTTCAAGTCGACTGACAAGAAGATCACCTGGTTGTCGGCCGAGGGTCTTGAGCCTGTGCTTGCTGAGCTGTGGGACTTTGACTacctcatcaccaaggacaagctggaggaagacgacaaTGTGGAGGACTtcctcaaccccaacaccTTCAGCCTCGTGGATGCTATTTGTGATGGCGGCGTAGGCCagctcaagaaggacgatGTCATTCAACTTGAGCGACGGGGCTTCTACAGAGTAGACAAGGGTCTCAACGACTGGGCTCCCGGTGAGGCTGGGCTCAAGGGCAAGAGGGTTGTGCTGTTCTATATTCCTACGGGTAAGACAGGCGGCAAGTAA